TCACCATCAATGCCATGGCGCTTCGGCAGAACCGACTGATCGACCCCCACGATGGGAGGTCTGACATAGAACACCGGCTTATCAGGTCCGTCGGGACGGCCACCTCGCGCTTCAAGGAAGACCCCCTGCGGATGCTCAGGGCGGCTCGACTGGCCGCCCAGCTCGGGTTCACCATAGAACCGGAAACCCTGAAGTCAATGGCACGAAACAGTTACCGGATACTCGAGGTCAGCAGGGAACGATGGGTCGCTGAGATGGATCGTCTCCTCCTGTCACCGGCGGTTTTCTCCGGTCTTGACTATCTCATGGAAACACGGCTGATCTCGTACATGATACCGGAATTGTCCATCCAGAAGGGTTACGATCAGAACAGCCGGTATCATGGTAAAACCCTCTGGGAACATACGCTTGCCATGGTCTCTCTCACAGAACCGGAGATAGAAATGCGCTGGGCCGCTCTTCTCCATGACATGGCCAAACCTTTTGTCCGGGTTGATAAAGAGGACCGGAGCACGTACGCCAAACACGACATCCTGGGCGCCGAGATGGTCATCCGTCTCGGCAGGTACCTGCGTTGGTCCAACAACCGCATCGAACGGGTCAGCGGGCTTGTCCGTGACCATCTGAAGGAAAGCACTCCTCTGCGGGACGCCGATGATCGCGCGAAGCACTGAGGAACATTATCACAAGGTCATACCGCCTGAGACATGGGTATGGAGGAACAGCGATCATGAAAGGAGAGCAGCGAATCGCCGAGGGCATTTACCTCATTGGAGGTCCTGATATATCACATGCCGATGACGCGGCGGTGTTTCTCATTGACTTCGGCAATGAGCTC
The sequence above is a segment of the Deltaproteobacteria bacterium genome. Coding sequences within it:
- a CDS encoding HDIG domain-containing protein → MTLRNDIAPLVETIIEPVYLVGGSVRDHLMGLEPKDYDFATPHAPEMIEASIRRSGRKPFLTGKRFGTIGVKIAGTLVEITSFRTETYRRGSRKPDVEFVDDLSADLSRRDFTINAMALRQNRLIDPHDGRSDIEHRLIRSVGTATSRFKEDPLRMLRAARLAAQLGFTIEPETLKSMARNSYRILEVSRERWVAEMDRLLLSPAVFSGLDYLMETRLISYMIPELSIQKGYDQNSRYHGKTLWEHTLAMVSLTEPEIEMRWAALLHDMAKPFVRVDKEDRSTYAKHDILGAEMVIRLGRYLRWSNNRIERVSGLVRDHLKESTPLRDADDRAKH